The sequence CTTCAGAGACAACCTCAGGAGTAAAATTACTGCATGCAACTTAGACAGGAAAAGAGAGGATTCACATAGTTACCTTGGTCTTCGTTCCACTGGCTGGTCGATGGCGATAGTGCTTTCTGTCCCGTTGCACTGGCATTGATGAGGAATGGAAATAGCTCGTGCCTTACATTGCAGCTTGCAAATAGAACTCTGCCACTTACTGGTACTTCGGCATCAGACAGAGAGAGGTTACCGATTTCAGAAAAAGCCTTTTTCAGGCAAGCACGACAATCTACAGGTGACAAATCAGGTAGACACTGCACCATGCCATACAATCGTTGAAACGGGCTCATCAGAATTTGTTCCAGCATATTTCAGATTGGAATTGACGGTAGTAGCTTGAGTGATAAGATTATCAAACATTGCACTCAAATTCCCCTTAAATTGTTCTGGCCGAGAAACGTTTCCCAGTCTATGTGAAACGAGATAAACGGTGACGTCTAATGTGGCGGCGAAAGATACATTAGAATAGCGGACCAAACACTCATCATACCATACGCCGGCCTGTTTACTGAGGGGACATTCCCGCGGGATCTGCTCACTTGCTATGTCTATGCATTTTTGGCACTCTTTAGGTGCAACGTCTCCTCTACAGAGGAATACTCCATAAACTTTATCAGGTTCTTCTCCTTCATTGGCTTTTGTATAGATGGAATTGCCACCATTATTGTATAGTGATCTGTACAACAAGCGGTTAAGATTCGTCTGATATTTACTTCTTTCGGTATAATTGCCCATTGAACAAGAGAAATACACCTGTGCTTTAACATCCACAAGGATGTTTGACAGAATAAGCAGCCAAGGGAGCAAGAAAATCAGAATTGTTTGGGTACTGCACAAAACTAGATCCGACGTCATTCTTCACGTCCGACTCTTCCTAACTTCGTAGGTATTAATTTGCTGGTGAATTAGGAGTAGAAGATGACTCCCAGTCAAAGACGCAGTTTCAGAAAGTCAACAGTTTGCAACTACTACAGGGGACTTATAGAAAAAATTATGCATCCATTACCTTTTTGTGGtacactctttttctttttccttttttttttggtccTATT comes from Capsicum annuum cultivar UCD-10X-F1 unplaced genomic scaffold, UCD10Xv1.1 ctg835, whole genome shotgun sequence and encodes:
- the LOC124895690 gene encoding cysteine-rich repeat secretory protein 9-like (The sequence of the model RefSeq protein was modified relative to this genomic sequence to represent the inferred CDS: added 44 bases not found in genome assembly) — translated: MASDLVLCSTQTILIWLLILSNILVDVKAQVYFSCSMGNYTERSKYQTNLNRLLYRSLYNNGGNSIYTKANEGEEPDKVYGVFLCRGDVAPKECQKCIDIASEQIPRECPLSKQAGVWYDECLVRYSNVSFAATLDVTVYLVSHRLGNVSRPEQFKGNLSAMFDNLITQATTVNSNLKYAGTNSDEPVSTIVWHGAVST